One Lacticaseibacillus rhamnosus genomic window carries:
- a CDS encoding YfbR-like 5'-deoxynucleotidase → MGMHQFIQGLSNLETLRRAPGFFKYQEHSVAAHSFKVAEIAQMLGDVEELAGNKVNWQMLYEKSLNHDYTERFIGDIKTPVKYATPTLRQMLADVEATMTENFIKNEIPHDFQDRYRRRLSEGKDETLEGQILSVADKIDLLYEGFGEIEKGNPEQVFLDIYSESLSTILQFKNRPSVRYFLDEVLPDMLDEKFASRDQLAKLTKETMAEHETGK, encoded by the coding sequence ATGGGCATGCACCAATTTATCCAAGGACTGAGCAATCTGGAAACACTGCGGCGGGCACCGGGCTTTTTCAAGTATCAGGAGCATTCGGTGGCGGCTCACAGTTTCAAGGTGGCGGAGATCGCGCAGATGTTGGGCGATGTTGAGGAGTTAGCTGGAAACAAGGTTAATTGGCAGATGCTCTATGAGAAGTCACTCAATCATGATTATACCGAGCGCTTCATCGGTGATATTAAGACGCCAGTGAAATATGCAACCCCAACGTTACGGCAAATGTTGGCTGACGTTGAGGCTACCATGACGGAAAACTTCATCAAAAATGAAATTCCACACGATTTTCAGGATCGTTATCGTCGGCGGTTATCTGAGGGCAAAGACGAAACGCTCGAAGGTCAGATCCTGAGCGTTGCGGATAAGATTGATTTACTGTATGAAGGTTTTGGGGAAATCGAAAAAGGCAATCCGGAGCAGGTTTTTCTCGATATCTATTCGGAAAGTTTAAGTACTATTTTACAGTTCAAGAATCGTCCGAGTGTTCGCTACTTTCTTGATGAAGTATTACCGGATATGCTAGATGAGAAGTTCGCCAGTCGGGATCAACTGGCTAAATTGACTAAAGAAACCATGGCAGAACATGAGACTGGCAAGTAG
- the lgt gene encoding prolipoprotein diacylglyceryl transferase — MLLTLNPIAFQLGGLEVHWYGIIIASAVLLAVYLAMKEAPKRGIKEDHILNLILWALPFALIGARLYYVAFEWSYYAAHPSEIIAIWHGGIAIYGALIASVIVFAIYCRVKWLPAWLVLDIAAPTVMLAQAIGRWGNFMNQEAHGAITSLAYLRGLHLPEFIIQQMNIGGAYRQPTFLYESMWNLVGFALIMTVRHHQHWFKQGEIVLSYVMWYSFGRFFVEGMRTDSLYVIPGLRVSQLLSIVLFVVAAGLIWYRRRRGDVAWYLDGNPLQAVE, encoded by the coding sequence TTGTTATTAACACTCAATCCAATTGCTTTTCAGTTGGGTGGGCTGGAAGTTCACTGGTACGGGATTATTATCGCCAGTGCCGTTTTACTGGCGGTTTATCTGGCAATGAAGGAAGCACCAAAACGCGGTATTAAAGAAGATCATATTTTAAATCTGATTTTATGGGCGTTGCCATTTGCGTTAATCGGTGCACGCCTTTATTACGTTGCTTTTGAATGGTCTTATTATGCGGCTCATCCAAGTGAAATCATCGCAATTTGGCATGGCGGGATTGCCATATACGGCGCTTTGATTGCCAGTGTGATTGTTTTTGCGATTTATTGTCGCGTCAAATGGCTGCCGGCTTGGCTGGTGTTGGATATTGCGGCGCCAACCGTGATGTTAGCCCAGGCAATTGGCCGGTGGGGTAATTTCATGAATCAAGAAGCCCATGGTGCCATCACCAGCTTGGCTTACTTGCGCGGCTTGCACCTGCCAGAATTCATTATTCAACAAATGAATATCGGCGGTGCTTATCGCCAGCCAACCTTCTTATACGAAAGCATGTGGAATCTCGTTGGTTTTGCTTTAATTATGACGGTTCGCCATCACCAACACTGGTTTAAGCAAGGAGAAATCGTCTTGAGTTATGTCATGTGGTATAGTTTTGGACGGTTCTTTGTTGAAGGCATGCGGACGGATTCGTTATATGTCATACCGGGCTTACGTGTTTCCCAGCTTTTGTCGATTGTTTTATTCGTGGTGGCGGCCGGGCTCATCTGGTACCGACGGCGGCGTGGCGATGTCGCGTGGTACTTAGACGGTAATCCACTGCAGGCGGTTGAATAG
- a CDS encoding NAD(P)H-dependent glycerol-3-phosphate dehydrogenase, which translates to MPTKIAVLGAGSWGTVLANLLTENGHEVDLWSHNLKQVATMRETRKNEHYLGAEFTLHDALHVTADLGQALDQANVILFVVPTNAIRSVAEQIRPILQAHRGRGEQPIIVHAAKGLERGSELRISQVLADVLPKELIQGIVVISGPSHAEDVATHDITTLTAASADLSLAKKVQRLFMNDYFRLYTNTDVIGVEIGAALKNVIAIGAGALHGLGYGDNTKAALMTRGLAEISRVGVKLGADPLTFIGLSGVGDLIVTCTSVHSRNWRAGNALGQGEKLPDVLKNMGMVVEGVSTTKVAHHMASELGVDMPITDAIYQVLYEDAPIRTVITDLMKRTGKPEFDFDNASLQKP; encoded by the coding sequence GTGCCGACAAAAATAGCGGTTTTAGGAGCGGGCTCATGGGGAACCGTGTTAGCCAATTTGTTAACGGAAAATGGCCACGAAGTCGATTTATGGAGTCATAATCTTAAACAGGTTGCGACCATGCGAGAAACCCGCAAAAATGAACATTATTTAGGTGCAGAATTTACCTTACACGATGCGCTGCATGTCACGGCTGATTTAGGCCAAGCATTAGATCAAGCCAATGTGATTCTTTTCGTTGTGCCTACCAATGCGATTCGCAGTGTTGCCGAGCAGATTAGACCCATTCTGCAGGCTCATCGTGGTCGTGGTGAACAGCCGATTATTGTTCATGCAGCCAAGGGATTGGAACGCGGCAGTGAGCTGCGGATTTCACAAGTCTTAGCTGATGTCCTGCCTAAAGAACTCATTCAAGGCATCGTGGTGATTTCGGGTCCAAGCCATGCCGAAGATGTAGCGACTCATGATATCACAACGCTGACAGCAGCATCGGCAGACTTATCACTGGCCAAAAAAGTCCAGCGGTTATTCATGAATGACTATTTTCGGCTGTACACCAATACTGACGTGATCGGAGTTGAAATCGGAGCTGCTTTAAAAAACGTTATCGCAATCGGGGCTGGCGCGTTGCATGGTCTCGGATACGGCGATAATACGAAAGCTGCTTTGATGACTCGCGGTCTGGCAGAGATCAGTCGGGTTGGGGTCAAGTTGGGCGCAGATCCGTTGACGTTCATCGGCTTATCCGGCGTCGGTGATTTGATCGTCACCTGTACGTCGGTTCACAGTCGTAATTGGCGTGCCGGTAATGCCCTTGGCCAAGGTGAGAAACTTCCCGATGTGTTGAAAAATATGGGCATGGTGGTTGAAGGTGTTTCAACGACCAAAGTTGCCCACCACATGGCAAGTGAGTTGGGTGTCGATATGCCGATCACCGATGCGATTTATCAGGTTTTGTATGAAGACGCGCCGATTCGAACGGTGATTACCGATCTCATGAAGCGAACTGGCAAACCTGAATTTGATTTTGATAATGCCAGTTTACAAAAACCATAA
- the hprK gene encoding HPr(Ser) kinase/phosphatase — MADSVTVRQLVKATKLEVYSGSEYLDARQVVLSDISRPGLELTGYFNYYPHERIQLFGRTEISFARNMSSEERLLILKRMATEDTPAFLVSRGLQPPAEMITAATAAHIPVLGSRLPTTRLSSLITEYLDSQLAERRSMHGVLVDIYGLGVLITGDSGVGKSETALELVQRGHRLIADDRVDVYQQDEQTVVGAAPPILSHLLEIRGLGIIDVMNLFGAGAVREDTTISLIVHLENWTPDKTFDRLGSGEQTQMIFDVPVPKITIPVKVGRNLAIIIEVAAMNFRAKSMGYDATKTFEKNLNHLIEHNEANDQKSSEEK, encoded by the coding sequence ATGGCAGACAGCGTGACAGTACGGCAACTTGTCAAAGCGACAAAGCTTGAGGTATACAGCGGCTCGGAGTATCTTGATGCCCGGCAAGTCGTTTTGAGTGATATTTCGCGTCCCGGCCTTGAGTTAACGGGTTACTTTAATTATTATCCACATGAACGGATTCAACTTTTCGGGCGGACGGAGATTTCATTTGCTCGTAATATGTCTTCAGAAGAGCGTTTATTAATTCTGAAACGGATGGCAACAGAAGATACACCGGCCTTTCTGGTTTCGCGAGGATTGCAGCCACCGGCAGAAATGATCACGGCAGCCACTGCCGCACATATTCCGGTATTAGGATCACGGTTGCCGACCACCAGGCTGTCAAGTTTGATCACCGAATACTTAGACAGCCAACTAGCTGAACGTCGCAGCATGCATGGCGTCTTGGTTGATATTTACGGTCTGGGCGTGCTCATTACTGGCGATTCCGGGGTGGGAAAATCCGAAACAGCCTTGGAATTGGTTCAGCGTGGTCATCGGCTCATTGCTGATGATCGGGTGGATGTTTATCAGCAAGATGAACAAACGGTTGTCGGAGCTGCACCGCCGATTTTATCCCACTTGTTGGAGATTCGCGGATTGGGTATCATTGATGTCATGAATCTCTTTGGTGCCGGGGCAGTTCGTGAAGACACCACCATTTCGCTGATTGTGCACTTGGAGAATTGGACACCAGACAAAACCTTCGATCGCTTGGGCTCTGGCGAACAGACGCAAATGATCTTTGACGTGCCGGTTCCCAAAATTACGATTCCGGTCAAGGTTGGTCGTAACTTAGCCATTATCATCGAAGTGGCCGCGATGAATTTCCGCGCCAAATCGATGGGCTATGATGCCACTAAAACATTTGAAAAGAATTTAAATCATCTGATCGAACATAACGAAGCGAACGACCAGAAGAGTTCGGAGGAAAAATAA
- a CDS encoding sensor histidine kinase — protein MVKHAYWTMPETRQVFQLTAILIGILWTVLLLTSITVPDMRIWLVLVGGLATGISVWLTWCWARKFSYHFDQALLQLDMTKETEDNYLIDRNDEGLFSDFNNRLYHYARQMQAEREAIKRDRDHLNEAITDIAHQLRTPLAANSNLLEMMTESNWKTTRLALQAQQQHQAQLIEQLILLAKVDTHTLSQRREIVVLTDLGKAALSPFLRQIADKEITVDWQVPPALTINVNSVLVKEAFANVFKNAVAHTPVGGRMSVRGIGDPVRTRLMIMNTGQPIAAQDLPHLFERFYRGQYATANNVGIGLAIAAGITTANDGRLTAANTANGVQMTFEFFR, from the coding sequence ATGGTTAAGCATGCTTATTGGACGATGCCTGAGACGCGTCAAGTGTTTCAATTGACAGCGATATTAATTGGGATTCTTTGGACGGTACTTTTATTAACCAGTATCACCGTACCGGATATGCGCATATGGTTGGTGCTGGTGGGCGGTTTGGCTACTGGCATAAGTGTTTGGTTAACATGGTGCTGGGCGCGAAAGTTTAGTTATCATTTTGATCAAGCGCTTTTGCAATTGGATATGACGAAGGAAACCGAGGACAATTACCTAATTGATCGCAATGATGAAGGTTTATTTTCTGACTTCAATAATCGTCTCTATCACTATGCGCGCCAAATGCAAGCCGAGCGTGAGGCTATTAAGCGTGATCGTGATCATCTCAATGAGGCGATTACGGATATTGCGCATCAGTTACGGACGCCACTTGCAGCCAACAGTAACTTGCTTGAGATGATGACTGAATCGAATTGGAAAACGACGCGGCTGGCTTTGCAGGCACAACAGCAGCACCAAGCGCAATTAATCGAGCAGCTGATCTTACTGGCAAAAGTTGATACGCATACGTTGAGTCAGCGGCGGGAAATCGTTGTGTTGACCGACCTTGGGAAAGCAGCCCTTAGTCCATTCTTGCGCCAGATTGCCGACAAAGAGATTACCGTTGATTGGCAAGTGCCACCAGCGCTGACGATCAACGTTAATTCGGTATTGGTCAAAGAAGCCTTTGCCAATGTTTTTAAAAATGCAGTCGCGCATACCCCGGTTGGCGGCCGAATGAGTGTGCGCGGAATCGGTGACCCGGTGCGCACGCGGCTTATGATTATGAATACCGGTCAACCAATTGCCGCTCAGGACCTGCCACATTTGTTCGAGCGCTTTTACCGTGGTCAATATGCTACTGCCAACAATGTGGGCATCGGACTGGCAATTGCTGCTGGCATCACTACTGCCAATGATGGTCGGCTAACTGCAGCTAATACTGCCAATGGTGTCCAAATGACTTTCGAATTTTTCCGCTGA
- a CDS encoding ABC transporter ATP-binding protein — protein MAILTARQLTKQYAGEAHPALDHANLTIEQGEFVAIVGPSGSGKSTLLHLLGGIDQPTSGEVRLYDTDIYALNQTQLAIFRRRQVGLIYQFYNLIPNLTVAENITLPADLDGRSIKEAVLTEMLTTLGLVEKASALPNQLSGGQQQRVAIGRALINHPAVILADEPTGNLDRRNSQDVMTLLRQANIKQGQTLVVITHDPDIASQADRIVRIDDGVVSGGR, from the coding sequence ATGGCAATTTTAACGGCACGCCAATTGACCAAGCAATATGCTGGTGAAGCGCATCCGGCACTGGATCATGCCAATTTGACGATTGAACAAGGCGAGTTTGTTGCCATAGTGGGGCCGAGTGGTTCAGGAAAGTCAACCTTGCTTCATTTGTTAGGCGGGATTGATCAGCCAACCAGTGGGGAGGTCCGGTTATATGACACGGATATCTACGCACTGAATCAAACGCAACTGGCGATTTTTCGACGTCGGCAAGTCGGCTTGATTTATCAGTTTTACAACTTGATTCCGAACTTGACGGTGGCTGAGAATATCACATTGCCAGCGGATTTGGATGGACGGTCAATTAAAGAAGCCGTTTTGACGGAGATGTTAACAACCTTGGGCCTTGTCGAAAAGGCATCTGCTTTGCCTAATCAGCTTTCAGGCGGGCAGCAGCAACGGGTGGCAATTGGACGGGCGTTAATCAATCATCCCGCGGTTATTTTGGCCGATGAACCTACAGGCAATCTTGATCGCCGGAATTCACAGGATGTGATGACGCTACTACGACAAGCCAATATTAAGCAGGGGCAGACACTGGTCGTGATCACCCATGATCCAGACATTGCCAGTCAAGCTGATCGTATTGTCCGCATTGACGATGGGGTCGTGAGCGGGGGGCGGTGA
- a CDS encoding response regulator transcription factor, translating to MTYLIIEDEPALGKTLQTYFSRDEEVWLAATLAKATTIVKTEHPALIILDLGMPDGDGLAWLKRWRAYLTAKVIVLTANDDESTTIAGLDLADDYVVKPVSLKVLKARIAKQLPGESQQFGAVALNLRTGQVTKNGKPVRLTSAEQRLLAYFFVNPNQILTREQLLAALWDTREQFVADNTLTVTIKRLREKLEDDPAKPTLIRTVRGMGYFIDG from the coding sequence GTGACGTATTTAATCATTGAAGACGAACCGGCATTGGGGAAGACGCTTCAGACCTATTTCAGTCGTGACGAAGAGGTTTGGCTAGCGGCGACACTGGCAAAAGCCACCACGATTGTGAAAACAGAACATCCGGCGTTGATCATTTTAGACTTGGGCATGCCGGATGGGGACGGTTTGGCGTGGTTGAAACGGTGGCGGGCTTATTTGACGGCTAAAGTGATTGTTTTGACGGCAAATGATGACGAGTCAACCACGATTGCCGGCTTGGATCTTGCCGATGATTATGTGGTCAAGCCGGTGAGTCTTAAGGTTCTTAAAGCACGGATTGCCAAACAATTACCGGGAGAGTCCCAGCAATTTGGGGCCGTTGCGCTAAATCTGCGGACAGGTCAGGTCACTAAAAACGGCAAACCAGTTAGGCTTACAAGTGCCGAACAACGACTGCTGGCCTATTTCTTTGTTAATCCCAACCAAATTTTGACCCGTGAACAGTTGCTGGCCGCTTTATGGGATACGCGCGAACAATTTGTTGCTGATAACACGTTGACGGTAACGATTAAACGGCTGCGCGAAAAATTGGAAGATGATCCCGCCAAGCCAACACTCATAAGAACCGTACGAGGAATGGGGTATTTTATCGATGGTTAA
- the trxB gene encoding thioredoxin-disulfide reductase, with protein MAKKYDVIVIGAGPGGMTAALYASRANLSVLMLDRGVYGGQMNNTAEVENYPGYKSILGPDLGQKMYDGATQFGAEYAYGNVISVQNHGATKLVKTDEDEFEAKAIVIATGAEHKKLGVPGEEAFSGRGVSYCAVCDGAFFKDRELAVIGGGDSAIEEGLYLTQMAKKVTVIHRRDQLRAQQIIQKRAFANDKMHFVWNAQVQEIQGDDMKVTGVKYRDKETGEEHVLPVAGVFIYVGIMPMTEPFQDLGILDDHGWIPTDEHMRTKVPGIFAIGDVRAKDLRQITTAVGEGGTAGQGVFNYIQSLNDTSVEVKA; from the coding sequence ATGGCAAAAAAATATGATGTAATCGTGATCGGTGCCGGACCAGGGGGCATGACAGCAGCACTTTATGCTTCCCGAGCCAACTTATCAGTGTTAATGCTTGATCGCGGCGTCTATGGCGGTCAGATGAACAATACCGCCGAAGTAGAAAACTATCCGGGTTACAAGTCTATCCTTGGGCCTGATCTTGGCCAGAAGATGTACGATGGTGCAACTCAATTTGGTGCCGAATATGCGTACGGCAACGTGATCAGTGTCCAAAATCACGGCGCTACTAAGTTGGTCAAAACCGATGAAGACGAGTTTGAAGCTAAAGCGATTGTCATTGCGACTGGCGCTGAACACAAAAAACTCGGTGTACCCGGCGAAGAAGCCTTCAGTGGCCGAGGGGTATCGTACTGCGCGGTCTGCGATGGTGCGTTCTTTAAGGATCGTGAACTTGCAGTCATTGGCGGCGGCGACTCGGCCATTGAAGAAGGACTTTATTTGACGCAGATGGCCAAAAAGGTCACCGTCATTCATCGTCGTGACCAATTACGGGCACAACAAATCATTCAAAAGCGAGCCTTTGCAAACGACAAGATGCATTTTGTCTGGAATGCCCAGGTTCAGGAAATCCAAGGCGACGATATGAAAGTTACCGGCGTCAAATATCGTGATAAAGAAACCGGTGAGGAACATGTTTTGCCAGTTGCCGGTGTCTTCATTTACGTCGGCATCATGCCAATGACCGAGCCATTCCAGGATCTAGGAATTCTGGACGATCATGGCTGGATTCCAACGGATGAACACATGCGAACCAAGGTGCCTGGCATCTTTGCGATTGGCGATGTTCGCGCTAAAGACTTGCGGCAGATTACCACTGCTGTCGGAGAAGGCGGCACCGCTGGTCAAGGCGTCTTCAATTATATTCAAAGTCTGAATGACACCAGTGTTGAAGTAAAAGCCTAA
- a CDS encoding phospho-sugar mutase: protein MSYRDTYQQWVDEPTLDPELKTDLKKMADDETTKEEAFAEPMAFGTAGMRGVLGAGIGRMNIYTVRQATEGLARFMDTLTDETKARGVAISYDSRYMSQEFAYQSAGVLGAHGIKSYVFDQLRPTPELSFAVRHLKTYAGIMITASHNPKQYNGYKIYGPDGGQMPPEESDKITKYARSADDLFAIKALNVHELRAKDLMQPIGEDVDEAYYAEVATVTINHDLIKTVGKNMSLVYSPLHGTGRIPAQMVLRNAGFENFRLVAKQSVADPEFATTPFPNPEFAQVFDLPIELGKKIGADVLIATDPDADRLGTAVKVGDHYQLLTGNQIASVLLHYILEARKQAGTLPKNGAVVKSIVSTELATAIAKDYGVDMINVLTGFKFIGDQIKHFQATGEHEFLFGFEESYGYLIKPFVRDKDAIQSTVLLAEVAAYYQSQGKTLWDGVQELYKKYGYYAEKTVGVDFEGVDGPKQMANLMTKFREEQPDDFAGVKIAKVEDFLSQEAKSADGTVEKLTMPSSNVLKYILADGTWIAIRPSGTEPKVKFYVGTKADTDAKAQEKLDAFEKALDAFRKEA from the coding sequence GTGAGTTATCGTGATACGTATCAACAATGGGTAGATGAACCAACGCTTGATCCAGAGCTAAAAACTGACCTTAAGAAAATGGCAGACGATGAAACAACCAAAGAAGAAGCGTTTGCGGAACCAATGGCATTTGGGACTGCCGGCATGCGCGGTGTGCTTGGTGCCGGTATCGGCCGCATGAATATTTATACCGTCCGGCAGGCGACTGAAGGTTTGGCACGGTTTATGGATACCTTGACTGACGAAACTAAGGCTCGGGGTGTTGCTATTAGTTACGATTCTCGGTACATGAGTCAGGAATTTGCCTACCAAAGCGCAGGCGTTCTCGGCGCTCATGGCATTAAGAGTTACGTCTTTGATCAACTGCGGCCAACACCGGAGCTGAGTTTTGCTGTCCGTCACCTGAAGACATATGCCGGAATTATGATCACAGCTAGCCATAACCCGAAACAATATAATGGCTATAAGATTTATGGCCCTGATGGCGGTCAAATGCCTCCGGAAGAGTCTGACAAGATTACTAAATATGCGCGGTCGGCTGATGATCTTTTTGCCATCAAGGCCTTGAACGTTCACGAGTTACGGGCTAAGGATTTGATGCAGCCAATTGGTGAAGATGTCGATGAAGCTTATTATGCTGAAGTCGCAACGGTTACGATTAATCATGATTTGATCAAAACCGTTGGGAAAAACATGTCGCTGGTTTATAGCCCGTTACATGGTACCGGTCGGATTCCGGCACAAATGGTCTTGCGTAATGCCGGATTTGAAAATTTCCGGTTGGTTGCGAAACAAAGTGTTGCTGATCCGGAATTTGCCACAACGCCATTTCCAAATCCTGAGTTTGCCCAAGTTTTTGATTTGCCAATTGAACTTGGCAAGAAAATTGGGGCCGATGTTCTGATTGCCACTGATCCCGATGCTGATCGGCTGGGAACTGCGGTTAAAGTTGGCGATCACTATCAGTTGTTGACCGGTAATCAAATTGCGTCTGTGCTATTGCATTATATTCTTGAAGCACGTAAACAAGCCGGAACTTTGCCAAAGAACGGTGCGGTCGTCAAGTCGATTGTTTCCACTGAGTTGGCAACGGCCATTGCCAAAGATTATGGCGTGGACATGATCAATGTGCTCACCGGCTTCAAGTTTATCGGTGATCAGATCAAACATTTCCAGGCAACAGGCGAACATGAATTCCTGTTTGGCTTTGAGGAAAGCTATGGCTATCTAATCAAACCGTTTGTGCGTGATAAGGATGCCATCCAGTCAACTGTTTTGCTAGCTGAAGTGGCCGCATACTATCAATCACAAGGCAAGACACTTTGGGATGGCGTTCAGGAACTTTACAAGAAGTATGGCTACTACGCCGAAAAGACTGTTGGCGTTGATTTTGAAGGCGTTGACGGGCCTAAGCAGATGGCTAATCTGATGACCAAATTCCGTGAAGAACAGCCAGATGATTTTGCTGGCGTTAAGATCGCGAAAGTTGAAGATTTCCTGAGTCAAGAAGCTAAGTCCGCAGATGGCACAGTTGAAAAGCTGACGATGCCATCCAGCAATGTGCTGAAGTATATTTTGGCAGACGGTACCTGGATTGCCATTCGGCCATCCGGTACAGAGCCGAAAGTGAAGTTCTACGTTGGCACCAAAGCCGATACGGATGCAAAGGCGCAAGAAAAGCTTGATGCCTTTGAGAAAGCTTTGGATGCTTTTCGTAAGGAAGCTTAG
- a CDS encoding phage holin family protein has product MNFIKRAVITTAVFLIYAQVFPGQLFVASFGVAVVGALVLGVLNGLLRPILVVLSIPITILTLGLFLIVLNGLMLSMMTWFVPGIVFSSFGSTMVLAIIISVLNMIFVGKH; this is encoded by the coding sequence ACTTCATCAAACGCGCAGTTATCACAACAGCTGTCTTCCTGATTTATGCTCAGGTGTTTCCTGGTCAGTTGTTCGTTGCGAGCTTTGGTGTTGCCGTTGTCGGGGCACTCGTTTTAGGGGTTCTCAATGGCTTGTTGCGGCCGATTCTGGTCGTTTTGTCCATTCCGATTACGATTCTGACACTAGGGTTGTTTCTGATTGTGCTCAATGGGCTGATGTTAAGTATGATGACATGGTTCGTTCCCGGAATTGTTTTCAGCAGTTTCGGGTCAACGATGGTACTTGCCATCATCATATCCGTCTTGAATATGATCTTTGTCGGCAAACATTAA